A window from Pseudomonadales bacterium encodes these proteins:
- a CDS encoding AI-2E family transporter: MRNSDQADANIKNKSFLLVLLLVTLAFTVMLLPFYGALFWAAVLAIIFQPIQRMLIRRHPRHQNLTALLTLLICLFLAIIPVVLISISLVNEGQLLYQKVQSGNVNVGAYLDKVRGLIPTGLRPLIERYGLENNLDLKSKITEALMQSSQFIANQALSIGQNAFKFILSIGLMLYLLFFFIRDGVTILERIRQALPLEETKKSRLFGMFATVVRATIKGNLIVAATQGLLGGIIFSILGIEAAVLWGVLMAFLSLVPAVGSGLIWLPTSLYLLLSGEIWRGIVLILFGLFVIGLVDNLLRPILVGKDIKLPDYLVLLSTIGGIVLVGMNGFVIGPLIAALFVSCWSLLQDDALG; this comes from the coding sequence ATGCGCAACAGTGACCAGGCCGACGCCAACATCAAGAACAAGAGCTTTCTGCTGGTGCTGTTGCTGGTCACGCTGGCCTTCACGGTGATGCTGCTGCCTTTCTATGGAGCGCTGTTCTGGGCCGCAGTGCTGGCGATCATCTTCCAGCCGATTCAGCGGATGTTGATCAGACGCCACCCCCGGCATCAGAACCTCACTGCGCTGCTGACGCTGCTGATCTGCCTGTTTCTGGCGATCATCCCGGTGGTGCTGATCTCGATCTCGCTGGTCAATGAGGGGCAACTGCTCTACCAGAAGGTGCAGTCGGGCAATGTGAATGTCGGCGCCTACCTCGACAAGGTGCGCGGACTGATTCCCACGGGGTTGCGACCACTGATCGAGCGCTACGGGCTCGAGAACAATCTGGACCTGAAGAGCAAGATCACCGAGGCGCTGATGCAGAGCAGCCAGTTCATCGCCAACCAGGCGCTCAGCATCGGCCAGAATGCCTTCAAGTTCATCCTGAGCATCGGCCTGATGCTCTACCTGCTGTTTTTCTTCATCCGTGATGGTGTGACGATCCTCGAACGCATCCGGCAGGCACTGCCACTCGAAGAGACCAAAAAGAGCCGGCTGTTCGGCATGTTTGCCACCGTGGTGCGCGCCACCATCAAGGGCAACCTGATCGTGGCCGCCACCCAGGGCCTGCTGGGCGGGATCATCTTCTCGATCCTTGGCATCGAGGCTGCGGTGCTCTGGGGTGTGCTGATGGCGTTCCTGTCGCTGGTGCCGGCGGTTGGCTCCGGCCTGATCTGGCTGCCGACCTCACTCTATCTGCTGCTGAGCGGTGAGATTTGGCGCGGCATCGTGCTGATTCTGTTTGGCCTGTTCGTCATCGGTCTGGTCGACAACCTGCTGCGGCCGATTCTGGTTGGCAAGGACATCAAACTGCCCGACTATCTGGTGCTGCTCTCCACCATCGGCGGTATCGTGCTGGTTGGCATGAACGGTTTCGTGATCGGCCCGCTGATCGCCGCGCTCTTCGTCTCCTGCTGGTCACTGCTGCAGGATGATGCGCTGGGTTGA
- a CDS encoding virulence factor family protein has translation MKRFFSFAMLWLLCLSGGSTLAFAAEPLLTLEASELGSVAVHGQKGQTQQLAILFSSEEGLADVDLQAIDDLVAQGLTVAVIDTRLALQRLQGFNQDCLYLPGPLEWISHSVQQQLGFTHYSKPLLLGRGEGGVLVYASLVQAPALAFAGGVSVDVASFRLGFGKPLCNLDRNRLEPHDQRFDPGYALGGWWQVGTTTALKNGVGQFVKAADEASQNLVTLLEQPAPLSRSYGEAAQQVLKSPSQSELAQTLEDLPLVEVSSQSTTRTLVIIYSGDGGWRDLDQSLGELLKQKDLAVLGIDALRYFWSKRTAEESALDLARILIHYRKAWQIENVVLVGYSFGADILPAIYNHLPAPLQSSVRLISLLVPAFKADFSIQVSGWFGADASDEAMPLAPEIARIDRTKLQCFYGTDEADESLCLDPVMQGSEIIARPGGHHFDENYDIIAEQISSAIQRRLAAKR, from the coding sequence GTGAAGCGGTTCTTTTCCTTTGCCATGCTCTGGCTGCTCTGCCTGAGCGGCGGATCAACCCTTGCCTTCGCAGCCGAACCGCTGCTGACACTCGAAGCCAGCGAACTGGGCAGCGTCGCGGTCCATGGTCAGAAGGGGCAGACGCAGCAGTTGGCGATTCTCTTTTCATCCGAAGAGGGCCTGGCCGATGTCGACCTGCAGGCGATCGATGACCTGGTGGCACAGGGGCTGACCGTGGCAGTGATCGACACCCGGCTGGCGCTGCAACGGCTACAGGGCTTCAATCAGGATTGCCTCTACCTGCCGGGCCCACTGGAGTGGATCAGCCACTCCGTCCAGCAGCAGCTGGGCTTCACCCATTACAGCAAGCCGTTGCTGCTGGGCCGTGGCGAGGGGGGCGTGCTGGTCTACGCCAGTCTGGTGCAGGCGCCGGCGCTGGCCTTCGCCGGCGGTGTCAGTGTCGATGTCGCATCATTCAGGCTCGGTTTCGGCAAGCCGCTCTGCAACCTCGATCGCAACCGTCTCGAACCACATGACCAACGGTTCGATCCGGGTTATGCGCTGGGAGGATGGTGGCAGGTCGGCACGACCACCGCACTCAAGAACGGGGTCGGCCAGTTCGTCAAGGCTGCCGATGAGGCCAGCCAGAACCTGGTCACCCTGCTGGAGCAGCCAGCCCCCTTGTCGCGCAGCTATGGCGAAGCCGCCCAACAAGTGCTGAAGAGCCCCAGCCAGAGCGAACTGGCGCAGACGCTGGAGGACCTGCCGCTGGTCGAAGTCTCGTCGCAATCGACGACCAGAACACTGGTGATCATCTACTCCGGTGACGGCGGCTGGCGCGATCTCGACCAATCGCTCGGCGAACTGCTCAAGCAGAAGGATCTGGCGGTGCTGGGGATCGATGCGCTGCGCTACTTCTGGTCGAAACGGACGGCCGAAGAGAGCGCCCTCGACCTGGCGCGCATCCTCATCCACTACCGCAAGGCGTGGCAGATCGAGAACGTGGTGCTGGTCGGATACTCCTTTGGCGCCGACATCCTGCCGGCCATCTACAACCACCTGCCGGCGCCGTTGCAGTCCTCGGTGCGGCTGATCTCGCTGCTGGTACCGGCCTTCAAGGCCGACTTCAGCATCCAGGTCAGCGGCTGGTTCGGCGCCGACGCCAGCGACGAAGCCATGCCGCTGGCGCCCGAGATCGCCCGCATCGATCGCACCAAATTGCAATGCTTCTACGGCACCGACGAAGCCGACGAATCACTCTGCCTCGACCCCGTCATGCAAGGCAGCGAAATCATCGCCCGCCCCGGCGGCCACCACTTCGATGAAAACTACGACATCATCGCCGAACAGATCAGCAGCGCCATTCAGCGCCGGCTGGCAGCAAAGCGCTGA
- the mnmG gene encoding tRNA uridine-5-carboxymethylaminomethyl(34) synthesis enzyme MnmG, translating to MQHPSRFDVIVVGGGHAGTEAALAAARMGCRTLLLTQNIETLGQMSCNPAIGGIGKSHLVKEIDALGGAMAQATDRAGIQFRVLNSRKGAAVRATRAQADRVLYRAAIRQTIENQPNLLLFQQAVDDLILSGDRVSGVITQMGLRFSASTVVLTAGTFLGGVIHIGLQHHQGGRAGDPASTTLAARLREYPLPVGRLKTGTPPRIDGRTVDFSVMQPQPGDQPTPVMSYLGRAAQHPAQVCCHITHTNARTHDIIRGGLDRSPMYTGVIEGVGPRYCPSIEDKITRFADKSSHQIFVEPEGLNTHELYPNGISTSLPFDVQLELVHSIKGFENAHISRPGYAIEYDYFDPRGLHPSLETRTIEGLFFAGQINGTTGYEEAAAQGLLAGINAALKVREQPAWTPRRDQAYLGVLVDDLITRGTIEPYRMFTSRAEYRLLLREDNADMRLTAIGRQLGLVDEERWRHFNEKCEAIECERSRLTTTWIRPNTAEASAIEALIGEPLLREYSLATLLKRPELGYQALLTVLGETPQWDAASEQVEIEIKYEGYIKRQQQEIERLQRQESMVIPDDLDFNQITGLSNEVKQKLTQARPDSLSRASRIPGVTPAAISLLLIHLKKQALRQSAAGSR from the coding sequence ATGCAACACCCCAGCCGGTTCGATGTCATTGTCGTGGGCGGCGGTCATGCCGGCACTGAGGCGGCGCTGGCAGCCGCCCGCATGGGCTGCCGGACCCTGTTGCTGACCCAGAACATCGAAACCCTGGGGCAGATGTCCTGCAATCCGGCCATTGGCGGCATTGGCAAGAGCCATCTGGTGAAGGAGATCGATGCGCTGGGGGGCGCCATGGCGCAGGCAACCGACCGCGCCGGCATCCAGTTTCGTGTGCTCAACAGCCGCAAAGGTGCTGCAGTGCGGGCCACCCGGGCGCAGGCCGACCGCGTGCTCTACCGTGCCGCCATTCGCCAGACCATCGAGAACCAGCCCAACCTGCTGCTGTTCCAGCAGGCGGTCGATGACCTGATTCTGAGCGGTGACCGGGTGAGTGGCGTCATCACCCAGATGGGCTTGCGCTTCAGCGCCAGCACGGTGGTGCTGACCGCTGGCACCTTTCTGGGCGGCGTCATTCACATCGGCCTGCAGCACCACCAGGGTGGACGCGCCGGCGATCCCGCTTCGACCACGCTGGCTGCACGGCTGCGTGAGTACCCACTTCCGGTGGGGCGGCTCAAGACCGGTACACCGCCGCGCATCGATGGGCGCACAGTCGACTTCTCGGTGATGCAGCCGCAGCCCGGTGACCAGCCGACACCGGTGATGTCCTACCTGGGTCGTGCGGCGCAGCATCCAGCGCAGGTCTGCTGCCACATCACCCATACCAATGCCCGTACCCACGACATCATCCGCGGCGGACTCGACCGCTCGCCGATGTACACCGGTGTGATCGAAGGAGTGGGTCCACGCTACTGCCCGTCGATCGAGGACAAGATCACCCGCTTTGCCGACAAAAGCAGCCACCAGATTTTCGTCGAGCCGGAGGGGCTGAATACCCATGAGCTCTATCCCAACGGCATCTCCACCAGCCTGCCGTTCGATGTGCAGCTGGAGCTGGTCCATTCGATCAAAGGCTTCGAGAATGCCCACATCAGCCGGCCCGGTTATGCGATCGAGTATGACTATTTCGACCCGCGCGGCCTGCATCCATCACTGGAGACCCGCACGATCGAGGGGTTGTTCTTTGCCGGGCAGATCAATGGCACCACCGGCTACGAGGAGGCTGCGGCCCAGGGGCTGCTGGCCGGCATCAATGCGGCACTCAAGGTCAGGGAGCAGCCGGCCTGGACACCACGCCGTGACCAGGCCTATCTGGGTGTGCTGGTCGATGACCTGATCACCCGCGGCACCATCGAGCCCTACCGGATGTTCACCAGCCGCGCCGAATACCGCCTGCTGCTGCGTGAGGACAACGCCGACATGCGTCTGACTGCGATCGGGCGCCAGCTTGGCCTGGTCGATGAAGAGCGCTGGCGCCACTTCAACGAAAAGTGCGAGGCGATCGAGTGTGAACGCAGCCGCCTCACCACAACCTGGATTCGCCCGAACACCGCCGAGGCCAGCGCCATCGAGGCGCTGATTGGCGAGCCGCTGTTGCGAGAATACAGCCTGGCGACCCTGCTGAAGCGGCCTGAACTGGGTTATCAGGCTCTGCTGACCGTGCTCGGCGAGACGCCGCAGTGGGATGCGGCCAGCGAGCAGGTCGAGATCGAGATCAAGTACGAGGGCTACATCAAGCGGCAGCAGCAGGAGATCGAGCGGTTGCAGCGGCAGGAGTCGATGGTGATTCCCGACGACCTCGACTTCAACCAGATCACCGGATTGTCGAATGAAGTGAAGCAGAAATTGACCCAGGCCCGGCCCGACAGCCTGTCACGTGCATCACGGATACCCGGCGTCACGCCGGCGGCGATCTCGCTGCTGCTGATCCATCTGAAAAAGCAGGCCCTGCGCCAGAGCGCTGCGGGTTCCCGCTGA
- the rsmB gene encoding 16S rRNA (cytosine(967)-C(5))-methyltransferase RsmB has translation MKGAQSPRLLAALAVAGVVQQGQSLGTVLPPLEARCAPRDRALLLELSYGTLRWYPRLDRLLGLLLDRPLKPRQAKLKALLLVGFHQLLNLRIPPHAAIHETVAAVTGLGEPHAKGLVNGVLRNLDRHRDRLLQQLDDDPVAATAHPAWLLALLREAWGDASDHLLAANNGHPPFTLRVNLQRISRAQCLQRLVEAGLEGVPGTLADSAITLQSACPVSQLPGFEQGLVSVQDEAAQLAAILLDPQPGERLLDACAAPGGKSAALLERQPGLAELVAIDIDAARLQQVRDTLQRCALDATLMAADALDLASWWDGRPFDRILLDAPCSATGVIRRHPDIKLLRRESDIAPLAARQRALLEALWPTLASGGRLLYATCSVLPAENAAVVADFLADHADARTAPLPITGSVASAIGCQLLPTPGGPDGFYYALLEKR, from the coding sequence ATGAAGGGCGCACAGTCGCCCCGCCTGCTTGCCGCGCTGGCGGTCGCCGGCGTGGTGCAGCAGGGGCAGTCGCTCGGCACCGTGTTGCCACCACTGGAGGCCCGCTGCGCGCCCCGCGACCGGGCGCTGCTGCTCGAATTGAGCTATGGCACGCTGCGCTGGTATCCCCGCCTCGACCGGCTGCTCGGTCTGCTGCTCGACCGGCCGCTGAAGCCGCGCCAGGCCAAGTTGAAGGCGCTGCTGCTGGTCGGTTTTCATCAGCTACTCAACCTGCGCATTCCGCCCCATGCGGCGATTCACGAGACGGTGGCGGCCGTCACTGGCCTGGGTGAGCCTCACGCCAAGGGGCTGGTGAACGGCGTGCTGCGCAACCTCGACCGCCACCGCGATCGATTGCTGCAGCAACTCGATGACGATCCGGTGGCCGCCACGGCCCATCCGGCCTGGCTGCTGGCGCTGCTGCGCGAAGCGTGGGGCGATGCAAGTGATCACTTACTTGCCGCCAACAATGGCCATCCCCCCTTCACATTGCGGGTCAACCTGCAACGCATCAGCCGTGCGCAGTGCCTGCAGCGACTGGTCGAAGCGGGTCTTGAAGGGGTGCCCGGCACGCTGGCCGACAGCGCCATCACGCTGCAAAGCGCCTGTCCGGTGAGCCAGTTGCCGGGCTTCGAGCAGGGGCTGGTCAGCGTGCAGGATGAGGCGGCGCAACTGGCCGCCATCCTGCTCGACCCGCAACCAGGTGAGCGCTTACTTGACGCCTGTGCGGCGCCTGGCGGTAAAAGTGCCGCGCTGCTGGAGCGGCAACCGGGGTTGGCGGAGCTGGTGGCGATCGACATCGACGCGGCACGGTTGCAGCAGGTGCGCGACACCCTGCAACGCTGCGCGCTGGATGCCACGCTGATGGCTGCCGATGCACTCGATCTGGCCAGCTGGTGGGATGGCCGCCCCTTCGACCGCATCCTGCTCGATGCGCCCTGTTCGGCCACCGGCGTGATCCGTCGCCATCCCGACATCAAGCTGCTGCGGCGTGAGAGTGACATTGCGCCACTGGCCGCCCGGCAGCGGGCACTGCTCGAAGCGCTCTGGCCCACGCTGGCCAGCGGCGGCCGGCTGCTCTATGCCACCTGTTCGGTGTTGCCGGCCGAAAACGCAGCGGTGGTCGCGGATTTTCTGGCCGACCATGCCGATGCGCGGACAGCGCCGCTGCCGATCACCGGTTCGGTCGCCAGCGCCATCGGTTGCCAGTTGCTGCCGACGCCGGGTGGTCCCGATGGCTTCTACTACGCCCTGCTGGAAAAGCGCTGA
- a CDS encoding SirB2 family protein, with the protein MYSLLKMTHLLMVALTIGLFLVRARWMLFDPQRLQTRWVKVLPHIIDTLLLASAIGLCVVIGQYPLIDGWLTAKFLALLLYIVLGTIALKRGKTRTIRTAALVASLVTLGYLLWVARTHQPFPWLTLAAS; encoded by the coding sequence ATGTACAGCCTGCTGAAGATGACCCACCTGTTGATGGTGGCACTGACCATTGGACTCTTTCTGGTGCGTGCTCGCTGGATGCTGTTCGATCCGCAGCGGTTGCAGACCCGCTGGGTGAAGGTGCTTCCCCACATCATCGACACCCTGCTGCTGGCCAGCGCCATTGGCCTCTGTGTGGTGATCGGCCAATATCCGCTGATCGATGGCTGGCTGACCGCCAAATTCCTTGCCCTGCTGCTCTACATCGTGCTGGGCACCATCGCCCTGAAGCGCGGCAAGACCCGGACGATCCGCACGGCGGCGCTGGTGGCATCACTGGTGACGCTCGGCTATCTGCTCTGGGTGGCCCGCACCCATCAGCCCTTTCCATGGCTGACACTGGCAGCCTCCTGA
- a CDS encoding IS1 family transposase: MRAEAFRRLTAELEKLTPRQKQLLADRLHAQSQATEVHGVIESRLGSAPVCPHCAHPRVVRWGKVSGLQRYRCGACHN, from the coding sequence ATGAGAGCGGAAGCCTTTCGACGATTGACGGCGGAGCTTGAGAAGCTGACGCCGCGCCAGAAGCAGTTGCTGGCGGATCGCTTGCATGCGCAGAGCCAAGCCACCGAGGTGCATGGAGTGATCGAAAGCCGGTTGGGTTCTGCGCCGGTCTGTCCGCATTGTGCGCATCCTCGGGTTGTGCGCTGGGGCAAGGTTTCCGGGCTGCAACGCTATCGTTGCGGCGCGTGCCATAATTGA
- the mprF gene encoding bifunctional lysylphosphatidylglycerol flippase/synthetase MprF yields the protein MLDHLQSLGGRSVPYLASVMVFASGLVLLLSSATPATPERLALIRVFVALPLVEISHLLSSVVGLGLLIVAHGLYRKLNGAYLLALLLCLSGALFSLIKGIDYEEGLVLFATALTLLLCRHEFYRHTTLLDSPFTTTSLMAILGAVGAMVWMIFFSYQHVEYANHLWWKFAYGADASRSLRSAFGVTVTLFALGLYWLLRPPRQPAQHPSAEALEQAEAIIQQQDNTTAQLALMGDKRLLFTETCDAFLMYGIRGASWIALGDPVGSMDTAEELAWRLREMADSAGGRIAFYQARPALLPIYLDMGLTPMKLGEEGVVLLDRFSLEGSSNKHLRYACNRGERDGLVMEVIDKAQVPQMLPDLEEISTAWLTSRNTEEKGFSLGAFIPDYICRNGVAIVRQQGRPIAFATLMTTATHAEASLDLMRHRPDAPSLTMEFLFIRLMQHFKQQGFCRFNLGMAPLSGLEAHPLAPLWYRFGDLIYNRGARFYNFQGLRQFKEKFDPIWEPRYLVSEGGLSALLAITDTAALIAGSYKGIVMK from the coding sequence GTGCTCGACCATCTGCAGTCGCTGGGTGGCCGGTCTGTGCCCTATCTGGCTTCGGTGATGGTCTTCGCCAGCGGTCTGGTGCTGCTGCTCTCGTCGGCCACGCCAGCAACCCCCGAGCGGCTGGCGCTGATCAGGGTGTTTGTCGCACTGCCGCTGGTCGAGATCTCCCACCTGCTCTCTTCGGTCGTCGGTCTCGGGTTGCTGATCGTCGCGCATGGACTGTACCGCAAGCTCAATGGCGCCTATCTGTTGGCCCTGCTGCTCTGTCTGAGCGGGGCGCTGTTTTCGCTGATCAAGGGCATCGACTATGAAGAGGGGCTGGTGCTCTTCGCCACCGCGCTGACGCTGCTGCTGTGCCGACACGAGTTCTACCGCCACACCACACTGCTCGACTCGCCCTTCACCACCACCTCGCTGATGGCGATTCTGGGGGCTGTTGGTGCCATGGTGTGGATGATCTTCTTCAGTTACCAGCATGTCGAATATGCCAACCACCTCTGGTGGAAGTTTGCCTACGGCGCCGATGCCTCCCGTTCGCTGCGCTCGGCCTTCGGCGTCACGGTCACGCTGTTCGCGCTCGGCCTCTACTGGCTGCTGCGCCCACCCAGGCAGCCCGCCCAACACCCCTCGGCCGAAGCACTGGAGCAGGCCGAAGCGATCATTCAGCAGCAGGACAACACCACCGCCCAGCTGGCCCTGATGGGCGACAAGCGGCTGCTGTTCACCGAAACCTGTGATGCCTTCTTGATGTATGGCATCCGTGGCGCAAGCTGGATTGCGCTGGGTGATCCGGTCGGATCGATGGATACGGCCGAAGAGCTGGCCTGGCGACTGCGTGAAATGGCCGACAGCGCCGGGGGCCGGATCGCATTCTACCAGGCGCGGCCCGCCCTGCTGCCGATCTACCTCGACATGGGGCTGACGCCGATGAAGCTGGGCGAGGAGGGCGTGGTGCTGCTCGATCGCTTTTCGCTCGAGGGCTCCAGCAACAAGCATCTGCGCTATGCCTGCAACCGCGGCGAACGCGATGGCCTGGTCATGGAGGTGATCGACAAGGCGCAGGTGCCGCAGATGCTGCCAGACCTCGAAGAGATCTCCACCGCCTGGCTCACCTCCCGCAACACCGAAGAGAAAGGTTTTTCGCTGGGGGCATTCATTCCCGACTACATCTGCCGCAACGGTGTCGCCATCGTTCGTCAACAGGGTCGACCGATCGCCTTTGCCACCCTGATGACCACCGCCACCCATGCCGAGGCGTCGCTCGACCTGATGCGCCACCGACCCGATGCACCGTCCTTGACGATGGAGTTCCTGTTCATCCGGCTGATGCAGCACTTCAAGCAGCAGGGTTTTTGTCGCTTCAATCTGGGCATGGCGCCGCTGTCGGGGCTGGAAGCACACCCCCTGGCCCCGCTCTGGTACCGCTTTGGCGATCTGATTTACAACCGGGGGGCGCGCTTCTACAACTTTCAGGGTCTGCGCCAGTTCAAGGAGAAGTTCGATCCGATCTGGGAACCGCGCTACCTGGTTTCAGAAGGCGGCCTCAGCGCGTTGCTGGCGATCACCGACACCGCCGCGTTGATTGCCGGCAGTTACAAAGGGATCGTCATGAAGTGA
- a CDS encoding UPF0104 family protein: MNRKEITTSDNAVGQIDPPRRRPPLVPPLLSRLKPHLFSLISLGLFIAALWAIHHMLAGITSAHLLEEIGSLNRQQIGLALFFALASFVALMGYDWSALNYIGQRLPASTVAFASFCGYAFSNTLGLSLLSGGSVRYRIYVVKGLDAADVGRVTLFNMLAFGIGIHIVGAAALTVRPELLVTLSGVSAPWLRAMGAAVLIAVALLLSWAHGRTAPVRLARWSFRLPKTRLTLFQLAVSVVDVLCCGACLYVLIPSSDLHFVEFMVVYALAVMAGITSHVPGGLGVFEGIMLLALSGKVSAEGLGAGLLMYRIIYHLGPLLLAMLLLALKELRDRASPT; the protein is encoded by the coding sequence ATGAATCGTAAAGAGATCACGACTTCAGACAACGCAGTCGGTCAGATCGATCCGCCCCGGAGGCGGCCACCGCTGGTGCCCCCGCTGCTGTCGCGCCTGAAGCCGCACCTCTTCTCGCTGATCTCGCTGGGACTCTTCATCGCGGCCCTGTGGGCCATCCACCACATGCTGGCAGGCATCACCTCCGCCCATCTGCTGGAGGAGATCGGCAGCCTCAACCGGCAGCAGATTGGTCTGGCACTGTTCTTTGCCCTGGCCAGCTTCGTGGCGCTGATGGGCTATGACTGGTCGGCGCTCAACTACATTGGCCAGCGCCTGCCGGCTTCAACCGTCGCCTTTGCCTCATTCTGCGGCTATGCCTTCTCCAACACCCTGGGTCTGAGCCTGCTGTCGGGTGGTTCGGTGCGCTACCGCATCTATGTGGTCAAGGGGCTGGATGCGGCGGATGTCGGGCGGGTGACCCTGTTCAACATGCTCGCCTTCGGCATTGGCATCCACATCGTCGGTGCCGCGGCGCTGACGGTGCGGCCAGAGTTGCTGGTGACGCTCTCTGGCGTTTCGGCACCCTGGCTGCGCGCGATGGGTGCCGCAGTGCTCATTGCGGTGGCCCTGCTGCTGTCATGGGCCCATGGGCGCACCGCACCGGTACGGCTGGCACGCTGGTCGTTTCGACTGCCGAAGACGCGGCTCACCCTGTTTCAACTGGCCGTTTCCGTCGTGGATGTGCTCTGTTGCGGCGCCTGCCTCTATGTCTTGATTCCGTCGAGCGACCTGCACTTCGTCGAATTCATGGTGGTCTATGCGTTGGCGGTCATGGCCGGCATCACCAGCCATGTGCCGGGCGGGCTTGGGGTGTTCGAGGGCATCATGCTGTTGGCGCTCTCGGGCAAGGTCTCCGCCGAGGGATTGGGTGCGGGCCTGCTGATGTACCGCATCATCTACCATCTGGGCCCGCTGTTGCTGGCGATGCTGCTGCTGGCGCTCAAGGAACTCCGTGACCGGGCGTCGCCGACCTGA
- a CDS encoding methionyl-tRNA formyltransferase, with the protein MPNPESSVLRILFAGTPEFAAVSLRALLASRHSVVGVLTQPDRPAGRGRKPQPSAVKQVALSAGIALRQPETLRDSVVVADLAQFEADLMVVVAYGLLLPEPVLGLPRLGCLNVHGSLLPRWRGAAPIQRAILAGDQQSGVTIMQMERGLDTGPMLLRRSCPIQADDSSASLSQRLADLGAEALLAALDLLESGDARFEPQDEASANYAAKIGKQEAEIDWREPARSIDRQVRAFNPAPIAFTHLDQIRLNVWAGRPLEHSADALPGTLLGHSEQGLEVACGQGRYAITQLQWPGGRPLASGEIWNARRQQLAAGRQLRLPLSS; encoded by the coding sequence CTGCCCAATCCAGAGAGCTCCGTTTTGCGCATCCTGTTCGCCGGAACCCCCGAATTTGCCGCCGTCAGCCTGCGGGCGCTGCTTGCCAGTCGCCATTCGGTCGTTGGCGTTCTCACCCAGCCCGATCGGCCCGCAGGCCGTGGCCGCAAGCCGCAGCCGAGCGCGGTCAAGCAGGTGGCGCTCAGCGCCGGCATCGCGCTGCGCCAGCCCGAGACGCTGCGCGATTCGGTGGTCGTCGCCGATCTGGCCCAGTTCGAGGCCGATCTGATGGTGGTGGTCGCCTATGGCCTGCTGCTGCCGGAGCCGGTGCTCGGGCTGCCGCGCCTCGGTTGCCTCAATGTGCATGGCTCGCTGCTGCCCCGCTGGCGCGGCGCCGCGCCGATCCAGCGTGCCATTCTGGCTGGCGATCAGCAAAGTGGCGTCACCATCATGCAGATGGAGCGCGGCCTCGACACCGGCCCGATGCTGCTGCGGCGGAGCTGTCCGATCCAGGCCGACGACAGCAGCGCCAGCCTGAGCCAGCGGCTGGCCGACCTCGGTGCCGAGGCGCTGCTGGCCGCCCTCGATCTGCTGGAGTCCGGTGACGCACGGTTCGAGCCTCAGGACGAAGCAAGTGCCAACTACGCTGCCAAGATCGGCAAGCAGGAGGCCGAGATCGACTGGCGCGAGCCGGCCAGGTCGATCGATCGCCAGGTGCGCGCCTTCAACCCTGCGCCGATCGCCTTCACCCATCTGGATCAGATTCGCCTCAATGTCTGGGCCGGTCGGCCGCTGGAGCATTCGGCCGATGCGCTGCCCGGCACGCTGCTCGGCCACAGTGAACAGGGGCTGGAGGTGGCCTGCGGCCAGGGCCGCTATGCCATCACCCAGTTGCAGTGGCCGGGTGGGCGGCCGCTCGCCAGTGGCGAGATCTGGAACGCCCGCCGCCAGCAACTTGCTGCGGGACGGCAGTTGCGCCTGCCGCTGTCGTCATGA
- a CDS encoding undecaprenyl-diphosphate phosphatase, producing MSDILSGLLLGIVEGLTEFLPVSSTGHLIIVGDLLDFNDERGKLFEVVIQLGAILAVCWEYRQRLTSTLGQLHRDPQAQRFVLNLLLAFLPAALLGFLFIKQIKLYLFNPLSVALALVVGGVFILWTERRALPSHIDTVDELKPLDAFKVGCAQMLALVPGVSRAGATIIGGLWFGLSRKAATEFSFFLAIPVMFAATAYDLYKHGAALQFSDWPLFATGFLCAFFSAFVAVRGLLRYVSNHDFTLFAWYRIGFGALILLTAQLGWVDWSSG from the coding sequence ATGAGTGACATCCTGAGCGGGCTGCTGCTCGGCATCGTCGAGGGGCTGACCGAATTCCTGCCGGTGTCGAGCACCGGCCACCTGATCATCGTCGGCGACCTGCTCGACTTCAATGACGAGCGCGGCAAGCTGTTCGAGGTGGTGATCCAGCTCGGGGCCATCCTCGCGGTCTGCTGGGAGTACCGCCAGCGGCTCACCTCGACCCTCGGTCAACTGCACCGCGATCCGCAAGCGCAGCGCTTCGTGCTGAACCTGCTGCTGGCCTTTCTGCCGGCCGCGCTGCTCGGCTTTCTGTTCATCAAGCAGATCAAGCTCTATCTGTTCAATCCGCTGTCGGTGGCGCTGGCGCTGGTGGTCGGTGGCGTCTTCATTCTCTGGACCGAGCGGCGCGCCTTGCCATCGCACATCGATACTGTCGATGAACTGAAACCGCTGGATGCCTTCAAGGTCGGCTGCGCGCAGATGCTGGCGCTGGTGCCAGGCGTCTCCCGCGCCGGGGCCACCATCATCGGCGGACTCTGGTTTGGACTGTCACGCAAGGCCGCCACCGAATTTTCATTCTTTCTGGCGATTCCGGTGATGTTTGCCGCCACCGCCTACGACCTCTACAAACATGGCGCTGCCCTGCAGTTCAGCGACTGGCCGCTGTTTGCCACCGGCTTTCTCTGCGCCTTCTTCAGCGCCTTCGTCGCCGTGCGTGGCCTGCTGCGCTATGTCTCCAACCATGATTTCACCCTCTTCGCCTGGTATCGCATCGGTTTCGGGGCATTGATCCTGCTGACGGCGCAACTGGGCTGGGTCGACTGGTCGAGTGGCTGA